The proteins below come from a single Chryseobacterium bernardetii genomic window:
- a CDS encoding ABC transporter ATP-binding protein, with translation MKKQDTWGIVKRLFFIGMKFRSWFILTLIISVILSIVSTYRPYLTMEVVDNDITKLQDKALMMKHIYILVGLVFAETVLNFFLVYFSNFISQNVIRDIRERLYSKLIYFKTSFFDKTPIGQLVTRAVGDVETIATVYTDGFLMVFGDILRIVFVLVMMFSTNVHLSYITLAILPLMVVITRFFQKRLKKAFGDERTWTATQNSFVQERLAGMPIIQVFNRQESEFRKFDDINITLKGALLRTVFIFSLFFPVVELISSLFIGFILFYGGYITISAGVVIAFIQYISMLIRPLRQIADRFNNIQRGIVGAERVLGLMDEENSMTNTGTVKKDHFAGKIEFQKVHFAYDEKQEVLKGIDFKVNPGETVAIVGATGAGKSTIISLITRLYDINSGNILIDDVNLKDYELYNLRSHIGVVLQDVFLFHGSIFENLAFGDDTITLEKIKAGAKEIEVDQFIEQLPGGYDYVVSERGSSISLGQRQLLSFLRAYLSDPKILILDEATSSIDHESEKLIQRATEKITKNRTSIIIAHRLSTIEKADKIIVMEHGKIVEEGKHLELLDKNGYYATLYKAQLRHEVELEEEEKSK, from the coding sequence ATGAAAAAACAAGATACCTGGGGAATTGTAAAAAGGCTGTTCTTTATCGGGATGAAGTTTCGTTCCTGGTTCATCCTTACTTTAATCATTTCCGTCATACTTTCAATTGTTTCTACTTACAGGCCATATCTTACTATGGAGGTTGTAGATAATGATATTACAAAGCTGCAGGATAAGGCTTTGATGATGAAGCATATCTATATCCTTGTAGGATTGGTGTTTGCAGAAACTGTTCTGAACTTTTTTCTGGTTTATTTCTCCAACTTCATTTCGCAGAATGTTATCCGTGATATCCGTGAAAGATTATATTCCAAACTAATTTATTTTAAAACTTCATTCTTTGATAAAACGCCAATCGGCCAATTGGTAACCCGTGCTGTAGGCGATGTGGAAACCATTGCTACTGTGTATACAGACGGATTTCTAATGGTTTTCGGAGATATTCTGAGAATTGTATTTGTCTTGGTAATGATGTTCAGTACGAATGTTCATTTAAGCTATATTACTCTGGCGATTTTGCCTTTAATGGTTGTTATTACAAGGTTTTTCCAAAAAAGACTGAAGAAAGCTTTTGGTGATGAAAGAACATGGACGGCTACCCAGAACTCGTTTGTGCAGGAAAGGCTGGCGGGAATGCCGATTATTCAGGTATTCAACAGACAGGAATCTGAGTTTAGAAAGTTTGATGACATCAATATTACCCTTAAAGGAGCATTGCTGAGAACTGTTTTCATTTTTTCACTATTCTTTCCTGTAGTGGAACTTATTTCCTCATTATTTATAGGGTTTATCCTGTTTTATGGCGGATATATCACCATTAGTGCCGGGGTTGTTATTGCTTTTATCCAGTATATTTCAATGCTGATTCGTCCTTTAAGACAGATTGCAGACCGTTTCAACAACATTCAGAGAGGAATTGTAGGAGCAGAAAGAGTATTGGGATTAATGGATGAAGAAAATTCAATGACCAATACAGGTACTGTTAAAAAAGATCATTTTGCAGGTAAAATTGAATTCCAGAAAGTACATTTCGCCTATGATGAAAAGCAGGAAGTACTGAAAGGTATTGATTTCAAAGTAAATCCTGGAGAAACTGTTGCCATTGTAGGAGCAACCGGTGCCGGGAAATCTACTATTATCAGCCTGATTACAAGGCTTTATGATATCAATTCCGGAAATATCCTTATTGATGATGTGAACTTGAAAGATTATGAATTGTATAATTTAAGAAGCCATATCGGAGTAGTATTACAGGATGTATTTTTATTCCACGGAAGCATTTTTGAAAACCTGGCTTTTGGAGATGATACAATTACCCTTGAGAAAATAAAGGCTGGTGCTAAAGAAATTGAAGTAGACCAGTTTATTGAACAGCTTCCGGGCGGATATGATTATGTGGTAAGTGAAAGAGGTTCGTCTATTTCTTTGGGACAAAGACAATTATTATCCTTCCTGAGAGCATATTTATCTGATCCGAAGATTCTGATCCTGGATGAAGCCACCTCTTCTATTGATCATGAAAGTGAAAAGCTGATTCAGAGAGCTACTGAGAAAATTACCAAAAACAGAACCTCCATCATTATTGCTCACAGGCTTTCCACCATTGAAAAAGCAGATAAGATTATTGTGATGGAACATGGTAAAATTGTAGAAGAAGGGAAGCACCTGGAGCTTCTGGATAAAAATGGCTACTATGCCACCTTATACAAAGCGCAGTTGAGACATGAAGTGGAACTGGAAGAAGAGGAAAAATCAAAATAA
- a CDS encoding TonB-dependent receptor plug domain-containing protein, translating into MKKTIYTICFLYGALAFSQEIKKDTASASGTKELQEIIIKAQRKKQFADKAVYTFDKEALEKARYAKDLLSTLPELQLDPVSNTITGTKGGAILFLVNGVEATDMQIRSIAPSEVVKVEYYDIPPARWATRADIVVNILTRSTETGYVFGAEGSSALDTGFVNASAYANYTKGKNDIGLEYSINLRDYTDRRVNSIYDYQLGAQHYRSNENRKDHFGYTFQTIALRYTRLVPDDYAFQVKLNMNISNRFSKGTGQSFFTVENSGEEHSMFKNNGSDYVIPKVDLYYSKKIGMKDELSINLVGSDYTTNSSETAKEWITGSGISVYDNDMVLKAKQTSLVGELAHTRDFEAGKLSSGYRISRSSISNDLNNLSGYSQYKVTYLEQYLYTEFSGKINKFSYHIGVGLTHIHNKSAENTFDEWSFTPKLVLAYQLKNNQSLRLTSSYKPISPLSNALSSNIVQLAPNIVQKGNPFLEAQQKWTNSLTYSLNNKYFDFNLNAFYSYTDRVINQYYILDHTFGGYALTYENGKYSQQYGVQLTGSYKPFGSNLLVIKASLTPTSEMVKTGTGTVIKNDYFGNYFVVSSEYKKFSAQYQFNIPAYSLNGAFLNTNENQNHIFVSYKHNNLTFSTGMYWIGMPSEYKTKSLSESLVDYRLHTQIMNNKSMFILGLSYDFSKGKKTEIQKKLNNDTAPAATF; encoded by the coding sequence ATGAAAAAAACGATATACACCATTTGCTTTCTTTATGGAGCTCTGGCTTTTTCGCAGGAAATAAAAAAAGATACAGCGAGTGCTTCCGGAACGAAAGAACTTCAGGAAATCATTATAAAAGCACAGCGCAAAAAACAGTTTGCTGATAAGGCGGTGTATACTTTTGATAAGGAAGCTCTGGAAAAAGCAAGGTATGCAAAGGATTTACTGAGTACGCTTCCGGAACTGCAGCTGGATCCTGTTTCCAATACGATTACAGGTACAAAAGGAGGTGCCATTTTATTCCTGGTTAACGGAGTTGAAGCTACGGACATGCAGATCAGGAGTATTGCCCCCAGTGAGGTGGTGAAGGTGGAGTATTATGATATTCCCCCGGCAAGATGGGCAACCAGGGCGGATATTGTAGTTAATATTCTGACAAGGTCTACGGAAACGGGATATGTTTTTGGTGCTGAAGGATCTTCAGCGCTGGATACTGGTTTTGTAAATGCATCTGCGTATGCCAATTATACAAAAGGAAAGAACGATATAGGGCTGGAATACTCTATTAATCTAAGGGATTACACGGACAGAAGGGTAAACAGTATCTATGATTATCAGCTGGGTGCACAGCATTACCGTTCTAATGAGAACCGTAAAGATCATTTTGGGTATACTTTTCAAACTATAGCATTACGTTATACCAGGCTGGTTCCTGATGATTATGCTTTTCAGGTGAAGCTGAATATGAATATTTCCAACCGTTTTTCAAAAGGAACAGGACAAAGCTTTTTTACTGTGGAGAATTCTGGTGAAGAACATTCAATGTTTAAAAATAATGGATCAGATTATGTAATTCCGAAGGTAGATCTTTATTATTCAAAAAAAATAGGTATGAAGGATGAACTGAGTATTAATCTTGTAGGGTCCGATTATACAACCAATTCTTCGGAAACAGCTAAGGAGTGGATTACGGGTTCCGGCATCTCTGTGTATGATAATGATATGGTTTTAAAAGCAAAGCAAACAAGTCTTGTAGGAGAGTTAGCGCATACCCGTGATTTTGAAGCTGGAAAACTTTCATCCGGATATCGTATCTCAAGATCTTCAATTTCCAATGATCTGAATAACCTTTCCGGATACTCTCAATATAAGGTCACTTATCTGGAACAATACCTTTATACTGAATTTTCAGGAAAAATAAATAAATTCAGCTATCATATCGGAGTGGGATTAACCCATATTCATAATAAAAGCGCAGAAAATACTTTTGATGAGTGGTCTTTTACTCCAAAACTTGTATTGGCTTACCAGCTTAAAAATAACCAAAGCCTCCGATTGACGAGCAGTTATAAACCTATAAGTCCTTTGAGTAATGCGCTCAGCAGTAATATCGTACAGCTGGCTCCCAATATTGTTCAGAAAGGAAACCCTTTTCTTGAGGCTCAGCAGAAATGGACCAATAGCCTGACATATTCATTAAATAACAAGTATTTTGATTTTAATCTAAATGCATTCTATTCTTACACGGATAGGGTTATTAATCAGTATTATATTTTGGATCATACTTTTGGTGGCTATGCATTAACTTATGAAAATGGAAAATATTCTCAACAGTACGGAGTGCAGCTTACGGGTTCATATAAACCTTTCGGAAGTAATCTTTTAGTAATAAAAGCTTCTTTAACTCCTACTTCTGAAATGGTGAAAACAGGAACAGGAACAGTGATTAAAAATGATTATTTCGGAAATTATTTTGTGGTGTCCTCGGAATATAAAAAGTTCTCAGCACAGTATCAATTTAATATTCCAGCTTATAGTCTTAATGGGGCTTTTTTGAATACCAATGAAAATCAGAATCATATTTTTGTAAGTTATAAGCATAACAATCTAACTTTTTCCACAGGGATGTACTGGATAGGAATGCCTTCGGAATACAAAACAAAAAGCCTTTCTGAAAGCCTGGTAGATTATAGGCTTCATACACAAATCATGAATAATAAATCTATGTTTATATTGGGATTAAGCTATGATTTTTCTAAAGGAAAGAAGACTGAGATCCAGAAAAAACTGAATAATGATACAGCTCCGGCAGCTACTTTTTAG
- a CDS encoding alpha/beta fold hydrolase, with translation MKKITFLLIILLFFAAVCNIFGQEKTYPFEVKKSGRGKQSLILIPGFASSGDVWNETTAKFEKDFTCYILTMAGFAGAKPDADASFKDWEKGIATYIKNNKIEKPVIIGHSMGGGLAMAIAADYPELVGKIVIVDTLPCLAALSNPNFTSRENNDCSPIINKFTAMTDEQFLQMQAQSIPRLLADTSMQDTVIGWSMKSDRKTFAKMYCDFSNTDLRETLKNIQCPSLVLLESYFALMKPAIEAQYAHLKNATYQYSTKGLHFIMYDDKEWYFNQLNNFLSSK, from the coding sequence ATGAAAAAAATCACATTCCTTCTTATCATCTTGTTATTTTTTGCAGCAGTATGTAATATATTTGGCCAGGAAAAAACATATCCGTTTGAGGTAAAAAAATCCGGAAGGGGAAAACAATCATTAATCCTGATTCCCGGGTTTGCCTCTTCAGGAGACGTATGGAATGAAACAACCGCAAAGTTTGAAAAAGATTTTACCTGCTATATATTAACCATGGCAGGGTTTGCAGGGGCAAAACCTGATGCAGATGCCAGCTTCAAAGATTGGGAAAAAGGAATTGCAACTTATATAAAGAATAATAAAATTGAAAAGCCCGTTATCATTGGACACAGCATGGGAGGTGGTCTTGCTATGGCTATTGCAGCAGACTATCCTGAGCTGGTGGGTAAAATTGTGATTGTGGATACTTTACCTTGCCTGGCAGCACTCTCCAACCCTAATTTTACATCCAGAGAAAATAACGACTGTTCACCAATCATTAATAAATTTACAGCAATGACCGATGAACAATTCCTTCAAATGCAGGCCCAATCTATCCCACGACTTCTGGCAGATACTTCTATGCAGGATACAGTGATTGGCTGGAGCATGAAATCTGACAGAAAAACATTCGCCAAAATGTACTGTGATTTCTCGAATACCGATCTTAGAGAAACCCTTAAAAATATACAGTGCCCTTCCCTGGTCTTACTGGAATCTTATTTTGCATTAATGAAACCCGCTATTGAAGCTCAGTATGCTCATCTTAAAAATGCTACCTATCAATATTCTACAAAAGGATTACATTTCATTATGTATGATGATAAAGAATGGTATTTTAATCAGCTTAATAACTTTTTATCTTCGAAGTAA
- a CDS encoding class I SAM-dependent methyltransferase → MNSSANKNHWENVYETKNPDQVSWTQKKPQTSLDFINSFGLGKQAKIIDIGGGDSNLVDFLLEEGYENITVLDISAKALDKAKQRLGGKADKVKWIATDITAFEPAETYDIWHDRAAFHFLTTPEQVSKYVDIAKKSINGFLVLGTFSKNGPTKCSGLDIQQYDGESLSEEFKENFEKIGCITEDHTTPFGTVQNFVFCSFKSADPYSSFR, encoded by the coding sequence ATGAATTCTTCAGCCAACAAAAATCATTGGGAAAATGTGTATGAGACTAAAAATCCGGATCAGGTAAGCTGGACCCAGAAAAAACCTCAGACTTCGCTTGATTTTATTAATTCTTTCGGATTGGGAAAACAGGCTAAGATTATAGACATTGGTGGTGGAGACAGTAATCTGGTTGACTTCCTGCTTGAAGAAGGCTATGAAAATATTACGGTTTTGGATATTTCTGCCAAAGCTTTGGATAAAGCAAAGCAAAGATTGGGAGGCAAAGCCGATAAGGTAAAATGGATTGCTACAGATATTACAGCTTTTGAGCCTGCTGAAACCTATGATATCTGGCATGACAGGGCTGCCTTTCATTTCCTGACTACTCCGGAACAGGTTTCAAAATATGTTGATATTGCTAAAAAAAGCATCAATGGTTTTCTGGTTTTAGGAACTTTTTCCAAAAACGGCCCTACCAAATGCAGCGGACTGGATATTCAGCAATATGACGGGGAATCTCTTTCTGAAGAATTTAAAGAAAATTTTGAAAAGATTGGCTGCATAACAGAAGATCACACTACTCCTTTCGGGACTGTTCAAAACTTTGTTTTCTGCAGTTTTAAAAGCGCTGATCCCTATAGTTCATTCAGGTAA
- a CDS encoding DUF3575 domain-containing protein, whose protein sequence is MKNIILLIPCLLFSALEAQEGQNVPAEKMNIIKTNVTAYAFRNINLSYERAFNRWFSVNIGFGTMPEGKVPFINSFLKDKDEKRFENLKVKATNFTIEPRFYIGKGYGKGFYFAPYYRYSDVSSNTFDFYYDYNGQDGNTYQIPLKGQGNTKGNSGGLMVGVQFFLTRSQNLVLDFWIAGAHYGGGKGDFTMTSDYVLTPDMQAQLKKEIENLDIPFVKYTVETNANGAKIKVDGPWAGFRSGLSLGYRF, encoded by the coding sequence ATGAAAAATATAATTCTGCTCATCCCCTGCCTTCTGTTTTCAGCATTAGAAGCACAGGAGGGCCAAAATGTTCCTGCTGAAAAGATGAATATCATCAAAACGAACGTTACTGCTTATGCTTTCAGGAATATCAACCTGTCTTATGAACGCGCCTTCAACCGATGGTTTTCTGTGAATATTGGCTTTGGAACCATGCCGGAAGGAAAAGTACCCTTCATTAATAGCTTCCTGAAAGATAAAGATGAAAAAAGATTTGAAAATCTAAAGGTAAAAGCCACCAATTTCACCATTGAGCCTAGATTTTATATTGGAAAAGGCTATGGAAAAGGTTTTTATTTTGCTCCTTATTACCGGTATTCTGATGTTTCTTCCAACACCTTTGATTTCTACTATGATTATAACGGCCAGGATGGAAACACTTATCAAATTCCTTTGAAAGGCCAGGGAAACACCAAGGGAAATAGTGGCGGACTTATGGTAGGTGTACAATTTTTTCTTACCCGAAGCCAAAATCTGGTCCTGGATTTCTGGATTGCAGGAGCTCATTACGGAGGCGGAAAAGGGGATTTTACAATGACCTCAGATTATGTTCTTACTCCGGATATGCAGGCTCAGTTAAAAAAAGAAATTGAAAACCTGGATATTCCGTTTGTAAAATACACTGTAGAAACCAATGCCAACGGAGCAAAGATAAAAGTAGACGGGCCATGGGCCGGTTTCAGAAGCGGACTTTCTTTGGGATATAGATTTTAA